One genomic segment of Scophthalmus maximus strain ysfricsl-2021 chromosome 3, ASM2237912v1, whole genome shotgun sequence includes these proteins:
- the ppp6c gene encoding serine/threonine-protein phosphatase 6 catalytic subunit, producing MAPLDLDKYAEIAKQCKYLPENDLKRLCDYVCDLLLEESNVQPVSTPVTVCGDIHGQFYDLCELFRTGGQVPDTNYIFMGDFVDRGYYSLETFTYLLVLKAKWPDRITLLRGNHESRQITQVYGFYDECQTKYGNANAWRYCTKVFDMLTVAALMDEQILCVHGGLSPDIKTLDQIRTIERNQEIPHKGAFCDLVWSDPEDVDTWAISPRGAGWLFGAKVTNEFVHINNLKLICRAHQLVHEGYKFMFDEKLVTVWSAPNYCYRCGNIASIMVFKDANTREPKLFRAVPDSERVIPPRTTTPYFL from the exons ATGGCGCCTCTCGACCTGGATAAATATGCAGAGATCGCCAAACAGTGTAAATACCTGCCAGAGAACGACCTGAAG AGGTTATGTGACTACGTGTGTGATCTTCTGCTGGAGGAGTCCAACGTCCAGCCCGTCTCTACCCCTGTAACAGTATGTGGGGACATACATGGACAG TTTTACGACCTCTGCGAACTCTTCCGAACCGGCGGCCAGGTTCCAGAcacaaattacatatttatg GGTGACTTTGTTGACCGAGGATACTACAGTCTGGAGACGTTCACCTACCTGCTGGTTCTGAAAGCCAAGTGGCCCGACCGCATCACACTTCTACGTGGAAACCACGAGAGCAGACAGATCACCCAAGTTTACGGCTTTTATG ATGAGTGCCAGACCAAGTATGGCAATGCAAATGCGTGGCGTTACTGCACCAAGGTGTTTGATATGTTAACAGTTGCAGCT ctgATGGACGAGCAGATCCTGTGTGTCCACGGAGGCCTCTCCCCAGACATTAAGACCCTAGATCAGATTCGAACCATTGAGCGGAACCAAGAGATCCCCCACAAGGGAGCGTTCTGTGACCTGGTGTGGTCAGACCCTGAAGATGTGGACACTTGGGCCATCAGTCCCAGAGGAGCTGGCTGGCTCTTTGGTGCGAAGGTCACAAATGAG TTCGTTCACATCAACAACCTGAAGCTGATTTGCCGGGCGCACCAACTGGTCCACGAAGGCTACAAGTTCATGTTTGACGAGAAGCTGGTCACCGTGTGGTCGGCTCCCAACTACTGCTATCGCTGCGGCAACATCGCCTCCATTATGGTTTTCAAAGATGCGAACACGAGAGAGCCGAAGCTCTTCAGGGCAGTGCCTGACTCTGAAAGAGTCATTCCACCCCGAACAACTACTCCCTATTTCTTGTAA